The following DNA comes from Corynebacterium atrinae.
GACGATGTCGGGGACGGTGGCGCCGCGCGAGAGATCGTTGACGGGCTTGTTCAGGCCCTGCAGGATCGGGCCGACGGCCAGGGCGCTGCCCGTGCGCTGCGCCGTCTTGTAGCCAATGTTGCCGGCCTCCAAGTCGGGGAACACGAAGACGTTGGCGTGGCCAGCGACATCCGAGTCGGGCATCTTCTTCTTTGCCACCCCGGGGTCAACTGCCGCGTCGAACTGGAGCGGGCCATCCACCTTAAGGGCGGGGTCGATGCGCTTGGCGTGGCCGAGGGCATCGATGGCGCGATCCACGTCCGGGCCGGAACCAGAAGCGCCGGTGGAGTAGGACAAGATGGCGACGCGGGGATCAATGCCAAAGGCAGCAGCGGTCTTCGCGGAGACGACCGCGATCTCGCCGAGCTGCTCGGCGGTCGGGTTCGGGTTGACCGCACAGTCACCAAAGGCCCACAGTCGACCGCGCATGACCATGAGGAAGATGGAAGACACCACGGATGCGTCCGGGGTGGTCTTGATGATCTGGAAGGAAGGCTTAATGGTGTGCGCCGTGGTGTGAGCGGCGCCGGACACCATGCCATCAGCCAGGCCCTTGTGCACCATCATCGTGCCGAAGTAGGAAATATCCTGCATCGTCTCGCGGGCTTCTTCCAGGGTCACGCCCTTGGCCTTGCGCAGCTCAACGAAGTCGTTGGCGAATTCCTCCGCCAGCGGCGAGGTGAGGTGGTTGATGATGTGGGCCTTGGTCAGGTCCACTCCCAGCTCCCCTGCCCGGTTCTTAATGTCAGCCGGGTCCCCGAGAATGGTGATCTCCACGATGTCGCGGCCGAGCAGCTGGCCGGCCGCCAGGAGGATACGGTCATCTTCCCCCTCGGGCAACACGATGTGCGCCTTGGCATCCTTGGCGCGGCTGAGCAGCCAATTCTCAAAGACCGGCGCAGACATGACCGGGCTCACCTCAACATTGAGGGCTTTCTTCAGCTTGACTACATCGCGCAGGCCATCCTCCGTGACGGCTGCAGCGATAACCGCATCGAGTTCCTGGGCATGGCGCTCCGCCAACTGCACAGCACGGCCAGGCGCATCTGTGAGCAGCAGCACGGGGACGCCGTAGGCGGCAGCCACCTCGCTATCGAAGTGGAGGTCACCGGTGCCCACGATCAGGACCGGGCCATCATCCAGCAGGCCCGCGGCGACGACGGAGCCAATCTTCGCTTCCACGTCATCGAGGCGCTTGACGCCCAGGCCGAGGGAGGCGGCGAGGCCTTCAATGTCAACACCATCGAAATTTCGGTTGACGACGCTGAGCAGTGCTGATCGGGGGTCAGACATGCGTAACCTTTCTGTCGCTGAGCGGCACAGGTAAAGAACAAGCCTGAGCCGCTTGTGTGGGATCGGTCGCCATTCTATAACCAATGTCGCCCGTGACACACTCGTTCCCGGAATCAATTTTCAGACTTAACACGACATAACCGGACACTTCGCTTTCCCCCGCGATAATTTCCTCCCAGTCGCGCCCGCCCCACCGGGCCCAGAATAAACACATCCCCGCATGTCAAAGCCCATTCCGGCGAGAACCTGAGAGGTCCTCGTCGGGCTGCCTGTTCCAGAAAAACGCGGGCAGCCATCGGGCAATAGCACGCCTGTTAGGAGCTCTCGAATTCTGCAAACCTCCGCAAATTGGGCAGCAGACCTTCCCCCTACCCATCCCCCCGGTCCCGCAGCGCTGGGCAAGGAAGGGGCTGCTAACTACCGGAGTAAATGGTCAGTACTATGGATCGGAGAATTGCCCTTTTAGCCCCTCTTCAGTGAAGGATGTCCTCTGACCATGTCTCGTCCCTTGCGTGTCGCCGTCGTCGGCGCCGGTCCGGCCGGCATCTACGCCTCTGATCTGCTGGTCAAGTCCGGCCAGGACGTAGCCATCGATCTTTTCGAGCGGATGCCCGCCCCCTTCGGGCTCATCCGCTATGGCGTGGCACCCGATCACCCGCGCATCAAGGGAATTGTGAAGTCCCTCCATGCCGTCCTGGACAAGCCGGAGATTCGGCTGCTCGGCAACATTGAAGTGGGCAAGGACATCACCGTCGAGGAGATGCGCGATTTCTACGACGCCATCATCTTCTCTACGGGAGCAACTGGCGACCGTGACCTGGCGATTCCAGGCCACGAGCTGCAGGGATACCACGGCGCCGGCGAATTCGTCGGATTCTACGATGGTAACCCGGACTTCTCCCGCACCTGGGACCTGACGGCCGAGAAGGTCGCCGTCATCGGCGTAGGCAATGTGGCGCTTGACGTGGCCCGCATCCTGGCCAAGACCGCCGATGAACTGCACGTCACCGAGATCCCCGACAACGTGTACGAGAATCTGCACCGCAGCGCCGTCAAGGAGGTCCACGTTTTCGGACGCCGCGGCCCGGCCCAGGCTAAGTTCACGCCATTGGAGCTGAAAGAGCTCGATCATTCCGAAAACGTCGAGGTCATCGTCAACCCCGAGGACATCGATTACGATGCCGCCTCCGAGCAGGCCCGCCGCGATTCCAAGTCGGTGGACCTGGTGTGCCAGACCCTCGAGGGCTACGCCATCCGGGAGCCGAAGGGCTCTCAGCACAAGCTTTACCTGCACTTCTTCGAGTCCCCGGTGGAGATCTTGGGCGAGGATGGTCGAGTCGTGGGGCTAAAGACCGAGCGCACCGAGTTGGACGGCACGGGCAACGTCCGCGGCACCGGGACCTACACCAATTGGGAGGCCCAGGCTGTCTACCGGGCCGTCGGTTACCGCTCGGAGGCCGTTTCTGGAGTTCCTTTCGACGCCGAGCGTGCCGTTATGCCCAACGACGGCGGCCGCGTCCTCGATCTCGATAGCGCTGAACCCGTGCCCGGCCTATACGCCACCGGCTGGATTAAGCGCGGCCCGGTCGGGCTGATCGGAAACACGAAGTCGGACGCCAAGGACACCACCACCATCTTGTTGGAGGACTTCAACGCCGGCAAACTAGCAGAGCCCGCTAAACCGGAGCCCGAGGCAATCCTGGACATGCTCAAGGGGCGCGGAATCGCCGTGACCACGTGGGATGGCTGGCACAACCTCGATGCGGCCGAGCGGGCGCTCGGCGAGGCAGAAGGCCGCGAGCGTAAAAAGATCGTGGAATGGAACGAGATGGTCACCAACGCCCACCCGGAGTACGAGATCTGATTCTGCCCGATCACGCCCGACCGGGCAGGGTGATCTGCCTCTCAAAAGGGCAATCTGAGTTCGCCAAAGAGAGCCTAATTGGCGTAAGTTGGCGCGCCATGACAATCTACTTCGCAGTAAGCCACCTGGCGGACATGTCTCCGATCGAGGTGCACCAGATGTACAAGCTGCGCGTCGACACCTTCGTCAACGAGCAAAAGTGCCCGTATGCCGAAATCGACGATATCGACGCCGCCCCCGACACCTTCCACCTCCAGGTGTGGAAGAACGGCGATACCCCGCGGACCCTCGTCGGCACGGCCCGCCTGTTCCCCACGCTTATCGACGGCGCCGATGCCATGAAGTTCGGCCGCTTCTGCCTGCACCCTTCCGTGCGTGGCACCGGCCTGTCGGCCGAACTGATGGAGCAGTCCTTGCGCCTGGCCAGCGAGCAGGCCCCCGGCCTCCCCGTCGTGCTCGACGCCCAGCTTCCGCTCGTCGACTTCTACCGCGGCTTCGGCTTCGAGCCGACCGGCGAGGTCTTCGACGACGAGGGCATCGCCCACCAGCGGATGCTCCTAGCGGCCAGCTAGCAACGCCCTATCCCGGGCCT
Coding sequences within:
- a CDS encoding GNAT family N-acetyltransferase → MTIYFAVSHLADMSPIEVHQMYKLRVDTFVNEQKCPYAEIDDIDAAPDTFHLQVWKNGDTPRTLVGTARLFPTLIDGADAMKFGRFCLHPSVRGTGLSAELMEQSLRLASEQAPGLPVVLDAQLPLVDFYRGFGFEPTGEVFDDEGIAHQRMLLAAS
- a CDS encoding FAD-dependent oxidoreductase, translating into MSRPLRVAVVGAGPAGIYASDLLVKSGQDVAIDLFERMPAPFGLIRYGVAPDHPRIKGIVKSLHAVLDKPEIRLLGNIEVGKDITVEEMRDFYDAIIFSTGATGDRDLAIPGHELQGYHGAGEFVGFYDGNPDFSRTWDLTAEKVAVIGVGNVALDVARILAKTADELHVTEIPDNVYENLHRSAVKEVHVFGRRGPAQAKFTPLELKELDHSENVEVIVNPEDIDYDAASEQARRDSKSVDLVCQTLEGYAIREPKGSQHKLYLHFFESPVEILGEDGRVVGLKTERTELDGTGNVRGTGTYTNWEAQAVYRAVGYRSEAVSGVPFDAERAVMPNDGGRVLDLDSAEPVPGLYATGWIKRGPVGLIGNTKSDAKDTTTILLEDFNAGKLAEPAKPEPEAILDMLKGRGIAVTTWDGWHNLDAAERALGEAEGRERKKIVEWNEMVTNAHPEYEI
- the pta gene encoding phosphate acetyltransferase — protein: MSDPRSALLSVVNRNFDGVDIEGLAASLGLGVKRLDDVEAKIGSVVAAGLLDDGPVLIVGTGDLHFDSEVAAAYGVPVLLLTDAPGRAVQLAERHAQELDAVIAAAVTEDGLRDVVKLKKALNVEVSPVMSAPVFENWLLSRAKDAKAHIVLPEGEDDRILLAAGQLLGRDIVEITILGDPADIKNRAGELGVDLTKAHIINHLTSPLAEEFANDFVELRKAKGVTLEEARETMQDISYFGTMMVHKGLADGMVSGAAHTTAHTIKPSFQIIKTTPDASVVSSIFLMVMRGRLWAFGDCAVNPNPTAEQLGEIAVVSAKTAAAFGIDPRVAILSYSTGASGSGPDVDRAIDALGHAKRIDPALKVDGPLQFDAAVDPGVAKKKMPDSDVAGHANVFVFPDLEAGNIGYKTAQRTGSALAVGPILQGLNKPVNDLSRGATVPDIVNTVAITAIQAGGK